gtaattttttaaatcacaggggaggtcagtgcaaatgtcagaaacctcaggggaggtttctgcaattatccctttaatTAATCTATTGACTTTGGCACTGTCAAAAAGTAGCAACCTTCTTCATGGCATTCGGAATGGGTATtgtggaaaagaaaatttttggccaATTGATATCAACAATTGCGAGAACAAGTCACAAGTCACAAATATAAGGCGTGCAAAAAGATTACTTGATGTTGTCTGTATCATCTGATGTTAATAAAGCCTAACTCTGTTGTAGTCCTATTTCAGTCTCGTATTTGAGTGAGAACACAGATGATATTTGTACCATTCTAGATCCACGGGCTGCCCTACTACAAATACTTTTCATTTGGCttaaaaaaaacattttaaagGGTGTAAGCTTTACAATTAAAGCACGATCTTTACCTTATCATGCAAAGTATTGGACatataaaattttatcaaactGTTGTAGTGAAAAGAACTCGAATGATCAAATTTTATCCAGTTGATAAATATAGAATCCTAAATAAAATGCAtagtccttttttttcctttagagTTCTTATTGCATACTATATGAATTAATTGGCAAAATTTTGGTAGCGTATAGGAAATGATACCAATATAAAAACTACATTTACTACTCGAGGGCTTATTATGCTGCCCAATTTTTTGGTTTCTACCATGAActggaaaaaaaatcttttcgaAGCATAAGTTTCCCCAAATTCTCATAGACTTTACAAATGAAAGTTATTTGTTTCTCGTCGTTCATTGTCTCACCATGCGTGTGCAGATGAATTATTGATTGGCCTTGTTGTGGCAGAAAGATAATTCCCTAATTAGTCACTTCAGCCAGTTGAATTAGATCTTATTCACAAGTTTTTTGTACTTCGGTATAATAGCGCTCTCTGTTCCTTAGTCTCTTATGCTTCGGTTTACTCCCAATCTTAATTGCCTTAACATTGGTGCATTTAGACCCTTGCATTTGGTAATTCATAATCTTAGTATAGTTATGATCCTCAAATCTCATACCTTGAGAAACATCACGGCTAAAATTGCCAATAGCATATTGAAACATGAAAAGTAAATGAAAGACTGAGAGGAAACTTCAATGGAGAGACATGTTGACAGTGAAACACCAAAGTCGAAAGCTCGACAAATATGATCAAGGGATCAAAACTGGAATATGCCTATTTGTAAATACTCCAAGAAATCGAAACAAGACCAACAAAATCAATTATATGATTTCAAAACTTAAACAACTTTCGCTTGTAAAGAGCAAGAAAGGTAAACACCTTTtgctaatttttattaatttccaATCAGTTTTAAGCCTTTATAGCTCAACATATTACTCCCTTCCGAGCACTTTCGGCTCTCCAGGAGCACCCTAGCATCTAAGATTCGGACCAGGATCAACACCCAGTTGGCGACAATATTGAGTATAATACCCAACACGAGCACTAACAGTGTTTGGATTTGCACCGTCACATTCAAGCCGACCATTAATGGCACGAATTGTAGCCCCGAAACCCTGGCCGGAAATGATAAGAGAATGACAATTGTTCATCCAAAACCACAACGCAGTTTTGAATGAAATAACATTATCCCTGGCTACAAGTTCAGGTTGACTTAGTCCATTGAACCCAATGCTTTGTCCTGCTGGTCCATAGTTGTAGTTCCATGATATTTGTAGTGGACCGCGGCCGTAATACCCCTTGCCTGGCACACATGGATACTGAGTGTTGCTCTTGTCACAGTAGTTTCTGGACGGGCCGTTTATCTCTTCTATATAGCACAGATCTGCATGATATAGAGAAGTCGCATTAGTTACCATTCTGTCGAattgataaaaagaaaaaatgcatgttTGGTAAGACAAGGATTGTCGGATGATATGATaatgaaaaatgtagaaaacaaaTTTTATGAGTTCTAATAACAATTAATTGCAAAATTATAGAATTGAAAGGATTTAAGAATCACaaacaaatatatttatgtGGACGAAAAGAGAATAAATAACTTAACTCAAAACGTCATTAACATTTTAAACAAAGAAGAAAGTCTTACcgaaataaaaatttaataaattttctatAGACTATTTTAGGCTTTcctaaatttttagaaaatactCCACCTAATACTCTATTGATAATTTATCAGAATCGTTGAATAAGAAACAACACGATTAATTATGAAATAAAACCCCAATtactaattaataaaattactagaACTTGGCTTCAATAAAACTAATgctaattaaatagaaaatttttgaaGCTTGGTTTATTTtgccagaaaaagaaaaagaaaagaagagccATCAATATTTTTGAATGAACCACAAGTGATTTAAAATTTACAAAGTTGTAAGTAATGATTTAAAATTTACAAAGTTGTAAGTAATCACATGCTTACTAAATTATAAAGTTGACTACTACAACAAAGTAAAAAGAACGGAAAGTAATAATTTCTCTATCCAATTATAAGTGGCACCCATATTCATGATGAATTATTACAATAATAAGTATTTCTTGTTAAAgttttagtttttgaagaaagTTCTTGGATAATATTGCAAagaaaaatattcaaaacttaGGTAGATCCGGTTTTCAAAAATCCAATAGATCAAAGTGTGCTATACTATCTCACTAAGTGGTTTGACACAATTTAGACTATTGAATTTTTGAACATGGGACTTACCCAAGTGTCAGTCCAGAAAAATAATCTATATATTACTGTACCAACATTTAGAAAAGttcctaaaaatattttatagaaaGTTCCAAAGTAATTCTCTTTTGGTAGAGTTGTTGACAACACTTACGTCCAGTCTCATGAGTGACATGAGCAAAGAAAGCAGCAACCTCCCTTTTAGAATCAGCAGCAGAACCAGCAGTTCCAAACTTAGAATACGACTTCTGAGCTTGAAGAAATGCCGATCGAGTATAGAACCCTTTTCCAGCACAACCCGAAGCAGCTTGATTAGCAATCCCATTAAAGAAAGCGTCTGTGACAATACCAGCAACTGAAGCACCATTATTACCACCGCTGGGTGCCCCAGTGCAAGGGCCGGATTGGCAGCCGGGGCCACAGTAGTCGTTGCTGGTGCCGCAATAGCCGAATTTGCTGCAGCATAAGTTTGGTGCACAGCCACAGTTTTGACTTGAAATCAGCTGTGGGAAGGCTCCGACAAGAACCATAATGGAGAAAATGATGGTTGGaaaattcttcatttttgtGCTTGAAGGAAGAGAAATGGATGCGGGCAGAAGCTGTTTGAGAAAAAAGGGTATATATAGGGAGGAGAGCTGGAAAATGGATCAGCTTGTGTGAAGAAGGGAGAGCtgttattgttgaaaaaatttaagttaatgaatgaaaacagaaatcacgTTTGACTTTAATTTGTGCATTGACTTTGACAGCGCCAATAAGTGGCAATTTTTGTTCTTGGTTTCTAGAATGGTATTTGTGAAAGATTGATTTTGATCAATTGATATcaataattttggaattgaaTAATGTAGACTCACAAGTCACAACTATTGTGTGTATTTTTATGACTTGAAGTTGTCTACAGCATTTAATTTAGTGCTTATTAATTCATTAACTTGCCTAACTATGTTTTAGTCATACTTCACACTTGCATTTGAGTTTAAGCACTCAAAAATATGAGACATATCAATTTGTCAGTTACAATTCATGAAATAAAATAGTGTAGAACCTGTATTAGAATAATTTTAGGTTAAATGGTGAAGAAAAGCAACACTTTTACATAGCAATATAAGTGGTAGTCAGttttggaaaagctaagaaAGGATTAGAGCCCTGCTTGATAAcctaattcaacacttaaattcaatgaattcaaattttaatatatttagaccgtttgataaccaaagattgaacatatgaattaattaattcgcactgaattttctaggcaaaacttatttccaaaattaagtgataagttattcacttatcattgaatatgatatgcactcaaatatattagatttaatacttaacaactCAATAATTTAACGgattaaattttcaattttcaaattttggacttCAATTTTCACGCTTAACTTTTGTCAAACGCATCCTAATTAGGACACTTGCATATCATGAATGACAAAACTATGTGGCTTTTGCTAGTACACGTTACGATGGTATTCCACTTCGCGTGTTTGTTGGGGATACCGGCATGCCCATTTGCATCATGTCATATTTCATAACAAAATATTATATTCTAAATATATATGAAATATTTAATTTCTATATGTTAATttttaatacaataatataatGTACTTGTAAATCAAATAGTATCAAGTAAAATAACTACATAGAACCAGATAAAAATATAACTGCAGTGCCCCTGTTAGATTGAATCTTTAACAAATTGAATGCTTTGAACTTTTTTCATTCAGGATTTCAGTGCTATAATTTATAAACAGTATTTCCAAAAAAGAATTGTAAGTCAAGATCTCAAATTGGTGCCCCCAGTAAGTAATTGTGTTCAGAAAACAACTAGAGTCAAAAGTCAAATTTTCGTTTCTTTCCTGTTCTTGTCTAAAGACAATTCTGCAGACAAagaagttggaaaaaaaaaaaatatgctcACAATTTGGCAGGGCAAACCTCATTGCCTAAAAATtaagataagaaaaaaaaaatcagttcatTTTCTCCTCATGTTTACTATTATCTTATTAAATTAAAGGAAACCACGCTTATAAATTATAATCACTTACATCAAAATCCAACGgcaattttctccattttttgggaagaagaggaagggggaaaaaggaagaagcttccgtagaaaaaggaaagaattgagaAATGTGATAGGTACTCTGTCTCCCTCTCGGCAAGTGCGGCTTAAGCCAAGCACAGCTCACAGAAGTCCATTGTTGAATTAGTCTCCCTGAAAATTTCTAGCCATAAGAATTTtaacttttctttttagtgTAAATGGAAGATCTCGAAGTAGGGATCTCTTACTTATATTTTCTCTCCTTATATCATCCAACTCATTTTTTCCCCGAATTTCAACTTGCTAATCCATAACTTAGCTTCATGGATCATACTTCTAGATACATTCAAAAGCCATGAATAGTCGATCATTTGGACTATTGTAGTTTAAAGAACTAAGAATTAGTGCACTCAAGGATAAAATTCATTTGGAAATATCTAGTTCATTGAAAACGTATGGTCCTtaatttttgtttggattttgacGATATACAAGTCTGAAATTctagaaaacaaagaaaactgcCATCCTTGAACAATTCTTTAGagattttttgttctttttattttttgagcaaATGAAACATCTTCCCGTTTATCATTGGAACATAAGCTTTACAAAGGAGCAAAACCTCTTACTACAACAAAAAATCTGTAGCGAGCTATTTTCCTTACTACGAGGAGCTTTAGGCCATAAGAGACAAGTCAGGTTGAACAATTTTAACCACTTCTGATTTAATAAAATTTGGAGTGAAGCCCACCAACGTGTACAGGGTTTGTCtttccaaaaaacaaaaacaaaaaacaaaaccgCTGCTGCAACTACTTCCATTATCAGCATTCTGTATACGAAAATCAACATTTAGTCTTTCCCAAATTTAGTATATTTTAgtgcaaaattgaaaaaattctcTTGGCGCAAGTGGAAAATTGTAGATTTGCAATCAATTACAAATTTTCCTAGAAAATAGATGCCCAGTGATCAACTATGGCGCTTCATAGttcagcttttccattctcATACGTAGGAGTTAATCAGAATTTtctatgacaaaaaaaaaaggaagaagattcATGAAGAAAAATAATCTATTGGCTGTACTTTATTTCGATTTAGACATCAATAGTGCAATGGCAAAAGGACTTTGTAGATGAACCTAGTTGATGTAATGAATTTATGATGATTTAATTAACTAACAACGCAATCAATTCGGTCGACTAAATGTCATACTCAAGAGGTCATCATCTTTGTCAAAGGGTCTATACATTCCATACATTAGTAGTGAATGTTAGTGGATTTGTTACTATTGCTGACCATGTTAGCCACTAATCTCTATTAAATCATGTCTTTAGCTTCTTATAAGCTTCTCTATACCCTACCTAATCTCATACCATTTTACCTTCTCTTGGATTATGTGGAATGCCTACTTGACTGCCGGATGCAATGCCTATATTTTAATGATTCCAgtacattttcaaaatcttcaaTTAGCTTTTAAAGTATCGAAGTTCAGTTCACTAATTGGCCATAAAGACAGATCAATAGCAAAGTTGAAATATGCCACTTATCCTGAGACATTGTAGAAAGTTGTTGAAGGGTGAGATGAGTTTTTCAGTTGTATACAAGCTGTATAATGGGGTCTTCAATAAAAAGTTTACCATTtgctcaaaaaaagaaaaaaaaaaaaaagaagggtgAAATGAGGAAGCTGAATGCTAAGCGATATAGTTCTAGTAGTGATAGAATAAAACAGGTGTGTATGGCCAGTTATGTGAAGTGCAATCGTTCTCCGTCATTCACCTTTTGATATTACTTTACGGGCCAAATATAAGAATGAGATCTCTTGGGCTGGCcacgtcttcttcttcttcctttttttttttttttttccattcttcTTATAGATCTTTCAGGCGAATAAGCAATCTTTGGGGAAATAATGTAGtatatttggacattgggataATTTAACAGATCTCCTTTCAGTTTTATGACAAATTCATCATAGTTCCCCCTCAAATTATTACATTACACTTATAGGTGACAAATCAatccatttaattaaatttacccatacccgtccatgaatagatgggtatgggtatcttaatTTTTTGCATATAGGTATTAATggattacccaataataccaatttattaaatgggtattattgggtaacccatcaaatccaattaacccatttaaaattattttctcccaaatctcctctcttcccccgcctattttttttttcagatttttcattttgttatgATGTTAacaacttttgtttcattattattgttatttgtttgttttattttatcattttattttcttttaatttgttaacttactcattttttagcattaccaatttatgataagttttagcctcttttcctacatttccaaaatgaaattttaaatttacacatgaaaaaaatattaggggttcaaaatttttggaataagtttttatgttaatttttatagtacttaatttaaatttttatattcttattattcaattattaaataagatgtaattttgcgacatagagtacgaataggaaaaaaattgataattaggcttattgaacattataagtatatatttaaaactaatgataggtgcaaagagtggtataaattgaaaacttagtttgcaaaaatgaatttaaatgagtttacaaaaatttaaaataaatgggttataaatggataattggattacccaattcattttttgacttacccatttatacctatctaattaaatgggtataaataggTTGACTAACtcatacccattacccattttacccaatccACACCtgcccaagtcacccattttgacatcTCTAATTACACTTATGCCTATTAGCTATTGATTTCCAAGGTAAATGCTGAATTTTCCCTCTAGGTTTTCCATTGACACTTTCTATACAAAGCGATACAAATTATATATAAGAGATTTGTGAAAGTGTTATACTTCCGAGCTATAACTCATAAACAAAGGCATTCGTAAAACCCTTTTGATTGAAATATCTAGATTTTTTTTATCCAACACCAAAATTATATTgcccaataaaaaaaaagaaaacttttttttttgttaaaccaAACTATTATTAATGCAGCCCCAAAAAAGTACAAAGTTCGGGACCAGCCCTTCCCTAGGAGTACAAGCTCACACACCTTGCCCCACTTCTAATTTACCCCTACCGCCAGCATCTACAAAAATTTGGATACCCACACGCATCGAATATATAGATATACTCCCCGATACACTTAACAATTTAGTGTATGCTAAAGCGAGTAGAATAGGGTTTTGAAAAAGTACTCAAAATTATGCTacttgataagtgactaatttatgtaataattgtatgatattttatattatttttagtcactttggttacattattggaagaaaataaatcattttggctataattggtgtaAAATGCTTTTGCtcaattaaatgaggtttttatcattttttatttgggttttgtgtattttgacagctTTGACATAttttagtattttggctataacttgagttacagtgatcggattgaaatgattcttaaaccaatttgaagataagggatagatctacaactttggtgatgATGTCAAAATCCAGTTTggaggttttccaggtcaaaaagccaAATTATTGTAGCTAATTCCTATTAGTCGAAGATGAAACAAGGCATTGAGCattcaagggtatttcagtcatttttcAGCCTATTCAAAtccaattgaggtgattcttgatgcatcggaaagctaactcaaagagctacaaattttatgttttggtcaagagctaaatcagcttccatcatcaagaaaagtgcaGTTGAAGTTAAGGCAAAATCAGAGCAGTAGTGAAGTTTGAACAGAAACTACACAAAATGTCACTGTAGCAATACGGCAGGAAattggccggatttctggccaaattgtggtcagagaaggctgttctttacgcggaaaactcaatttcacctctaACAAGTCACATGTAATGCCAAACATGTGACAAGCACtttgcagctgtaaaagggaggtgTAAGCCTCATTCCTTGACCACCTTTGTCTTGAAATATCCAAAAACTTGCAAGATTAGAGAGAGACGTATGGGAGAAAACTtggaagtgcagaaatgtagttcttccatttccttactGTAAAATAAtttagctagttagttcatTCATTCTTATATATTGGCTAGATTagaatgaagatggagatgaagaaggaggagttgaagctcaagtgacatgggttatctcttctccaactctttatcttttgtattggattctaatATACAACTTCTGGATTTTATGTTATatatgtgtctctaaagtttataccttgggtttggttgaattttctatgattgttagtgtttattatttggttatttgagtGCTATTATTTGAGTAAGTTATTTAGCattttagctctttaaatcatgattaatctggtaccattagttgtgattatctaaggtgttatttctgcaatgaaaattgagatttaaacactggttcaagaagtgctaaacatagggagtacactcacgagagtagaaaTGCACCTATGTcgttttagtgattcatttcatgtaatttcattgaagaaatggacttgtagctaatttcataaccatgagaatatatatggattagttatgagtataattgattcactacaaaaaaaggtttcatatgcataaggaaattataccataactagcctagatagtagtactcaatgatccaaatatcaCACTTGCAtaagtagttagggataccataacctaaggagctttcatttgttattttcttgtataagttcagtaggttttacttgttataattcattgatagtctaaataatagagaatcTTTAGTAATGccggtaattgttcaatctttctcgtgggatcgacccactatataccctaaactactagttgacctgtatattTGCAGTGAAACGGGTGTATTTcgaattttttttaacttgtacgtatatcAAAATCCCGTCACTACTTCCATCATTACCTTCTAGCACGCATTGTGCAAACTCTTTTCAAATAGAAAAAAGGGAATGAAGAGGAATCGAGGAGATACAAAAAAGGGTCACAAATTCTTTAAAATATGGCAAGGGTAAGCATGGAAGTAACATATAACATGAAACAAATATGTTATGGAAaccttaaaacaagagaggTAACAGTAGGTTTGAAAACTTTGGTGCAGCTAAATGAAGTCAAAAACCTAAAACAAGGTTGATGGAATTATCCCTTGTAAACTTTATGTGTCCTTCACCAAGTGAAAAATactgttcaaaattcttatttcTATCGGAACCATTTCGAGGAACTCCAATTCGGATGTCAATACTAAAAGAAATATTCCCTATGGTACGACTGATTTTGAAATTCACTAATTATTTGTATAATTGTATCGTATATGTGCTTTTATATATTGTGTAAAGATTCACATCAAATTCATGAGAAATTTCGCATCCCTCtcacaaaaattagaaaatgcaTTGTATATAGGAAGCTGAAAACCGAACAAGACTTTATTATTAGGTTAATAGTATTATTGGTCGTATCCAAGTGTCATCATGTTTTGTTTATTCAAGTGTCATAATGTTATTGATAGTATAATTGGGTTGCATGGTTATGGTTGAAAGTGTGGAATATGTGATTAAACTCCGTGTTAGGAGTACTGGTTTTGCTGTGGGTTTTTTCGTTTTCTTTGTCACCTGCATGGTGCTTTAGAGCATAAGCCTTTGTTTTGTTTCGAAACATCACCGCCAAAATTGTCAATAGCATATCGAAACATGAACACAAAATGAAAGATGCGAGGAAACTTTAATGAAGATATGACTTGAGATTTAAACACCAAAGACAAAAGCTCGAAAAATATGATCAAGGGATGAAAAGAAGAACATGCGTGTTGGTAAAACACTCCAACAAGTTAAGTCGAACCAAGATCAACATAATCAATTATTTGATTGCATGAGTCACAACTTTTGCTTGTAAAGAACAATTAAAGGTAAACAATTTATTGCTTTTTCCCCCCAATCAGCTGTGTACCTTAACATTATTTCACGTCATGAACTTGTTTTTCCTGGGATTAAATACCCTAGCATCTGAGGTTATCACCAGGCTCGACACCCAATTGTCTACAATATTCAGTATAATACTCAACTCGAGCACTAACTGTGTTTGGATTTGCACCATCACATTCAAGCTGACCATTAATGGCACGAATTGTAGCCCCAAAACCCTGGCCAGAAGTGATAAGATCATGACAATGGTTCATCCAATACCACAAGCCAGTTTTGAATGATATAACATTATTTGTAGCTACAGTTTCAGGTTGGCTGAGTCCATTGAATCCAATGCTTTCGCCTGCTGGTCCATAGTTATAGTTCCATGATATTTGTAATGGACCCCTGCCGTAATATCCCTTGCCTGGCACACATGGATACTGAGTGTTGCTCTCATCACAGTAATCTCTGGAGGGGCCGTCTATCTCTTCTATGTAGCACAAATCTGCGCAATATAAAGAAATTTTGTCACTCAATTGAAATGATTGATAAAGGGTTAGAAGAATCAAAGAAAATCAGCAGgtctggaattttttgtaaatttttagATTTGATTGTTTTACTGATGAATTCAATTGGTGAGAAAAGACTTTATCCCCTTCTGTAAAAATTGGATGGGACAGACTTAAAGTAAACACTTTTTTCTGGGGTAAAATTTTAGAATGATTTAACAATATAGGATTATACGATAGACAAATACAAATTGGCAATAGCAAGATTAAGAAGGGACTAACAGTGATATAAAAATTACAAAGGTATCATGGACGTCTAAAATATATTTGGCTAATAAATTTGAACTAATTTACAGCCGAATTTAGGTGAAATAGTTAAAGA
This region of Coffea arabica cultivar ET-39 chromosome 3c, Coffea Arabica ET-39 HiFi, whole genome shotgun sequence genomic DNA includes:
- the LOC113735012 gene encoding endochitinase EP3-like, with amino-acid sequence MKNFPTIIFSIMVLVGAFPQLISSQNCGCAPNLCCSKFGYCGTSNDYCGPGCQSGPCTGAPSGGNNGASVAGIVTDAFFNGIANQAASGCAGKGFYTRSAFLQAQKSYSKFGTAGSAADSKREVAAFFAHVTHETGHLCYIEEINGPSRNYCDKSNTQYPCVPGKGYYGRGPLQISWNYNYGPAGQSIGFNGLSQPELVARDNVISFKTALWFWMNNCHSLIISGQGFGATIRAINGRLECDGANPNTVSARVGYYTQYCRQLGVDPGPNLRC
- the LOC113735013 gene encoding endochitinase EP3-like; the encoded protein is MKSFPTIIFSIVVLVGAFPQLISSQNCGCAPDLCCSKFGYCGTGNDYCGSGCQSGPCTAAPSSGNSGVSVADIVTDAFFNGIADQAASNCAGKGFYTRSAFLEALNSYPQFGTVGSVDDSKREIAAFFAHVTHETGHLCYIEEIDGPSRDYCDESNTQYPCVPGKGYYGRGPLQISWNYNYGPAGESIGFNGLSQPETVATNNVISFKTGLWYWMNHCHDLITSGQGFGATIRAINGQLECDGANPNTVSARVEYYTEYCRQLGVEPGDNLRC